The genomic segment CCGGGACCGCGGTGCTGGAATCGGGCGCGTCCGCGGCCGAAGCGGAGGGCGTCGAAGCGCGCGGGCGGCTCGGCGACTGCGAGACGTACCGGGTCGCGTCCGGGCGCTATCTTTTCACATCCCAATGGCATCCACAAGGAGGCTCGCAGCCATGACGCGAAGACTGATCGATCTGTCGATGGACATTTATCACGGAGCGCCGACGTTCGCCTTTGATCCGAAATGCGCCGTCATCGTCCACAACACGGTGGACTCGATCGGCTACAACATCTCTCAGCTGTCGATGAGCACGCACCAGGGCACGCATCTCGACGCCCCCTTCCATTTTCTGAACGAAGGCAATACGGTGGACCGCCTGGACCTGGACCGCTGCATCGGAGAAGCGCTGCTCGTCGACTTGTCGCACAAGCGTCCGAAGGAGCCGATCGGGGTGGCGGACTTTGCGCCTTTTGCGGACCGGATCGGCGAAGGGACCCGGCTCGTCTATCGCACGGACTGGCATCTGCAGTATCCGCGCAAGCATTATTTCAGCGACTTCCCGTACATGACGCTGGAGCTTGCGGAATGGCTGGCCGACCGGCGCATCGCGCTCATCGGGATGGACGTGCCGACGCCCAATCCGACCGACTTCGACCCGGTGCACAAGGCGCTGCTGCGGGCGGAGATCGTCATCGTGGAAGGCTTGGCGAACCTCGGAGCGATCGGCCGGGACGAATTTTTTCTGATGGCGGCGCCGCTCAAGATTACGGGGCGGGACGGCGCGCCCATCCGGGCGGTCGCTATTTTGGAAGACGACGGGCAGAACGGGATGGCGGAAAAGAAGGCATCCGGCGAAAATGCGGCCCAATCGAGCCGTGATGAAGCGGAAGAGGGGGAGCGATCATGACGGTGCAAGCAAGCTGGCGGGTCGCGGTCACGGACAGCGGCTTCCCCGATCTGGCGCCGGAGGCCGAAGCGCTCGCCGGCACGGGGGCGGTGCTGCTGCCCGGGCAATGCCGGACAGCAGGCGAGGTGGCGGAGCTGTGCGCGGACGCCGACGCGGTGCTGACGCAGTGGGCGCCCGTGACGGCCGAGGCGATCGAACGGATGACACGCTGCAAGGTCATCGTGCGGTACGGCATCGGCGTGGACAACGTCGACCTGGAAGCCGCGCGGGCCAAGGGTATCCCGGTGGCGAACGTACCGGACTACGCGATCGAGGAGGTCGCGGATCATGCGATGTCGCTGCTGCTCGCCTCGGTCCGCAAGATCCCGCAGGTCGCGGCACAGGTGCGGGAGGGCGTCTGGGAGATCGCGCCGCGGCGCCCGATCGTCGGCCTGCAAGGACGCAAACTCGGCGTGGCGGGCTTCGGCAACATTGCGCGGGCGGTCGTACGCAGGGCGCAGGCGTTCGGCTTGCAGACGATCGCGTACGATCCCTATGCGAATCCGGAGCTGTTCGCCAAGCATAGCACGGCGCGCGTGGACTGGGAGACGCTGCTGGCGGAGAGCGACTTCATCTCCGTTCATTTGCCGCTCGTGGAGGCGACGCGCAGGCTGCTCGACGACCGCGCGTTCGCCGCGATGAAGCCCGGCGCGCATCTGGTGAACACGTCGCGGGGCGGCGTCGTTGACACGGAAGCGCTCGTGCGGGCGCTCATGGACGGCAAGCTGGCTGGCGCGGCGCTCGACGTGCTGGAGGAGGAGCCCGTCCCTGCAGGACATCCGCTGCTGGCGATCGACAGCTGCATTCTCACGAGTCACTGCGCGTGGTACTCGGAGAGCTCGCTGATCCGTCTTCAGCGGTATGCCGCGCTCGAGGTCCGGCGCGTGCTGGAGGGCGGCCGCCCGCAGCATGTCGTAAACGGCGTGGGCGCATGAATCCAAAGGGGGATAAGGGAGATGCGGGGACTGGCTGGCAAGACGGCCGTCGTGACCGGCGGCGCGCAGGGACTCGGCGAAGCGATCGTGCGCAGGCTCGCCGAGGAGCGATGCGACGTATGGCTGCTCGATCGGAGCGAGACTGGCGAGGATACGGCACAACGCATCGCATCCGAGACGGGGCGTCCGGTTCGCTTCGAGCGGATCGATCTCGCGGACGCCGGGCAGATTGCCGCCCTGGCGGAACGCTGGACGCAGGGCGGCGTGCATCCGGCCGTGCTGGTTAACAATGCAGCGGCGTTCGTGTTCAAGGGCGTCGATGCGTCGCCGGCCGACTGGGACCGGATCCTCGACGTCAACATAAAGGGCACTTCCGCGTTGACCGGAGCCGTCGTGCCTTTGATGAAGGCTGGCGGGGGCGGCTCGATCATCAATCTGTCCTCCGTCAGCGGGTTCGTGGGACAGCGGCAGTTCGCCACCTACAACGCCACCAAGTTCGCGCTGCGCGGGCTGACCAAGTGCTGGGCGTACGACCTGGCGCCGGACGGCATCCGCGTGAACGCGGTATGCCCCGGCTATATTCGCACCGAGGCCTTCGAAAAATCCTGCGAGCTGCTCGGTATCGACCCGGACGAGGAGGATGCGCGCGTCTCGCAGCTTCATATGCTCGGCCGCCAAGGCCGGGCCGAGGAGGTGGCCGGCGCTGTCGCGTTTCTCGCGTCGGACGACGCCAGCTTCGTGACGGGCAGCGACCTGATGGTGGACGGAGGTTTTACGGCGATATGAGCAACGGGCAGATAAATGGTTCCGTAAGGGAAAAAGTTACTCTACAGCCTCGCGAACGGGTCTAAATGGCGCTGTAAGGGCAAAAAGTTACTCTACAGCCTCGCGGGGGCCGCTCGGGACCGCCGGCTGCGTTCCCCACGCAAAAAAAGCTGTCCCCGTTCTTGCAACCGGAGGACAGCTTTTTCCATTGACTCAAGCCTGCGGCACCCATTTCGTGATCCGGCCCTCCGGCACCCACTCCACGACATAGATGGCGCCTTCGCCGTCTACGTGCACCGCGTGGGGCGACACGAAGCCGCGCGCGGGCCATTCGGCAGGCGGAATGGCGGGCCATCTGGCGTCCTGCCAGAGCGAGCTCGACTCGCCCAGCCGGGCGATGACGTTAAACTCGCGATCCGCCACGACGACGCGGCTGTTCAGATCGGGGATGCAATAATAGTCGCCTGCGCCGACCAGATCGCACGGGAGCATGTAGTCTCCCCCGAACGTGCCGAGGAGCTCGCCGTCCGCCGCATACTGCACGAACCGCCGATGCCTGCGATCGGCGACGTAGACGGTCGTGGCGCCGGATTCGGAGCCGTCGACCCACAAGCCATGAGGCTCGTACAGCTTCCCGTCCTCCGCGTCTCCGCGTCCGCCCCAGCTTTGCAACCAGCGTCCGTCTTTGTCGTAGCGGTGAATCAGGTATTCCCCGTAGCCGTCCGCCACGTAGATATCGCCGTTCGGCGCGACGCCGACGTCGGTCGGACGATATTTGTCCGGCTTCTCGTAAATATCGGACAAGGGAGGGACGTCGAGTACGAGCACCTCGCGGCCGTCCAGCGTATGCTTGGCGACGCGATGCCTGCGGATGTCCGTCACGTACAAATATTCCGTGCCGTCCGCCTCGCGGTCCAGGCACAGACCGTGGGCGCCCGCGGCGTATTCTTCGCCCCAGGAACCGACATATTCGCCGTCCGGCTCGAATATCGCGACCGCATGCCGGCTCATGTTAAATACATAGATTCGTCCTGCCGTATCTTCAGCCAGTCCGTGCGTATACCCGAGGGCGACGCCCTCGGGCAGTTTGGCCCACCCGGCAAGAGGCGAGTAACTCGCCGCCTCCCGGATGCCGTTCTTGCGCATATCCGTCATTTTCGATCCGCCTTCCTCATTTTATCGCGCGCTCGTTTTTTTATCGACGCTCATATTATCGCTTCTCATTCTTATCGCTGCTCGCGCTCGCGGCCTCGTTGCCGCGCCCCGTCGTCTCCGGTCCGCTTCGCGTCTCTTCCCGTCGGCACCCGCCCGGGCAGGGGCAGGCGCCGGCGCATCCGCTCGACCTGCACATCGGCTCAGCCTTCCCTGGCGAGCAGCGGGAACCGGGGGCCGGCGATCGGCTGGCCTTTTTCCAGTCCCGTCCCGTCGGTAATGACGTGCGCGTCGCCGCTGTAAGTGACGCCGTCAGGCATGTAGATGATGGCCAGCACGCGCCGCGGACGGTCTGTCGAGTTGGCATGCGCATAGTGGAAGGTCAAGCCGTCGTGGAACGTGCAGCTGCCCGCCTTGAGCGGCACGATGACCGGCTTTTGCGTATCCGCCTGGCCGCCTTCCACGTAGTCGAATATGTTTTGCGGGTCTGCCAGATCGATGCCCTTCAACTTTCCGAGCCGGTTCGACTTTGGCACAAAGGCCATGCAGCCGTTGCGTTCATCTACGTCGTCGAGCGTCAGCCAGATCGACATCATGCCGGGATTTTTCTCGTTCACCGGCCAGTAGGGCGTATCCTGGTGCCAGGGCGTCTCCTTGGAGTCGCCGGGCATTTTCCACAGGCCGTGGTCGTGGAACAGCCGCATGCCCGACACGCCGGCCAGCAGTCTGGCCGACTCGGCGAAGCGTGGATGCGCGGTATAGCGGCCCATGCCGGCATGATCGCGCCATACGCTAACCTTCTGGTTCAACACCCGGTAGTACAGCCCGCCCTTTTTGTCCGTTTTGACGGCACGGTCTCCGTCGCTTTGCATCGCTTCCTCCAAATATTCGCGGAGCTCGGCAAGTTCTTCGGGCGTAATCATGTTGTCTACCTGCACGAACCCGTTCTCCCGGTAGAAATCGATATGCGCTTGCGTGATCGGCGTTTGTACTTGCGTCTGAGTCGTCATCGCGCTGAATCCTCCTTGTGGTTTGCTGTAGTTCAAGCATAATGGGTAGAGGCGTCGCGGTGGATGGATAGAAGTTCGCCGTATTTGTAAAAAAGTCGAAAAATAAGGAGCGCTTACATGCCTGTCCCGCAGAGGATCGATTATCGCCTGCTGTCGCCTTACGTCCGCTATGTGCACGAGATTGTCATCGCACCCGGCTCCCGCAACGGCGACCGGCATATTTACGATTACGAGTTCATCTTCGTCGTTCGCGGCGAAGGCAGGCTGTGGCTCGGCGATCGCGAGCATCCGATGAAAGGAGGCGATCTTTTCTACATCCGGCCGCATCTGATCAACGCGATGGAGATCACCGGACCGCAGCCGATGGATTGCTTTGCCGTTCATTTCGATTATATGTATCTGGGAGAAGGACACGAGTTTTCCCCGTATGCGGTATACATGGGTCAAGGCGTAGAGGAGAGAGCGGGGCGCCTGCACGAAAGGCCGGCCGTCGAGCCTGCGGAGCTCGACATTCCCGAGGCGATCGCGGTCAGCGACGTGAAGCGCTTTTACGAGACGTTCAGGGAGTTGAACGACTGCTTCAGCCGTGCCGGCATCGGTGCGCGGCTGCAGCTGAAGTCTGCCATGCTGCGGCTGCTCGGGCTTGTGTACGAAGAGCTGATGACGCGGGAAGGCGTGCGAATCGGACATCCGCACGCCGATATGGTGCTTGAGGCGATTCAGTACATGGAGGCGCACTACGCGGATCGCATCGATGCGCAGCTGCTGGCGGGCCGGGCCGGTTTCACGCCCAAGTACTTCGGCACGCTGTTCAAGCAAGCGACGGGCACCACGGTGTCGGCTTACCTGCTTCGTTTGCGCATGGAGCGGGCCAAGCAGCTCCTCGCGCAGCGCAGTCTTTCGATAGAAGAGGTCGGCGTCCGCGTGGGCATCGGGGATCTTTATTATTTCAGCAAGCTGTTCAAAAAAACGGAGGGCATGTCTCCGAGCCGGTACGCTTCGTCGATCGCCTGGCCTGCGAAATAGAGGCATTTGCAGGCTGGGCGCCCAACGGCGTTCAGGCAGCCAGCTTTTGGGCCATGGCGGCAGGCTGCTTTTGCGTCCAGTACTGGAGTGCCGTCGTCAGCAGCGGATCGTCGTTCGTCCAGCCGCCGTCCATCTGCGCGAACTTGCCCTCGCCTGCTTTTCCGGCGATGCGATAGACATCCGGCGCCTGCCCCTGATCGGCGCGAAGCATCAATAGGTAGCTCTCCCCCGAGCATAATAAGGAGCTGCCCGTGTTCGAAGACTGGACGATGCGGATGTAGCGTGCGGTGCCGCCTTTCAGCCAGTCGCGGACCTCCAGCGTCGTTACACTCGAATTGCCGTCCAGCGCGTGCGCTTCGGCGATGACGGTCCCGGTCACGACGGCGTCTGCCGCGTTCATCAGGTTCAACAGGCGGGCTGCGTCGCCTTGAACGGCGGGACCGCCCGCTGCGTCTTCTTGTCCGCCTTCGGGAAAGTCGAGGTGAACGGGAGGCAGCGGCACGATTTGCTCGGCCGGAGACAAGGCAAACGAGGGCGTAAGCGGGCCGTTCAGGAGCAAGCCGCCGACGAGCAGGGCAGCTGCGAGCAGGACGGATCCGAACAGTTTGATCGACATGAGGGGCACCGCCGTTTCTGAGTTGGTCTTTGACTTCTTGACGGAGCCTGCGGGGCAAATGTTCCACTTCGACGCAAAGTAACGATCGAACAATATATGGAAACGGCACCTGTAGTCCGATATGAACTGAAACTTTAAAAAAAGGTTGAATTGGATTTTCTTAGCGGTATCATTTGCGCACGGAATTTGTCGAAAAATTCCATTGGGCCGGGCGATCAGGTGGTATAATAAATGCCTGAACGGAGGTGCCTCCTCCATGGCGGCTTGGTTGTTTTTATTCGGCGGCGTGCTCTCGCTTACGGGGGTCGCCTATGCATACAGCTTGCGGAAGATGCCTGGCGCGCTTCCGCTTTTCGCGCTTTTTGCGCTGACCGGGATCATCATGTTCGCTTCCGGCAGGGAGGAGCTGCTGCCCGGCCTGGCGGACAAACTGCTGTGGCGCAACGTCCAGCAGATCGGCTATCTTTTCGCCCCGCTCTCCGTACTGTGGCTCGCCTTGACCTATACGCGAGAAGGCTCGCGGCTGACCCGCCAGACCATTGCCTTGATGCTTATCATTCCAACCGCAGGCTTGATTCTCATTTTTACCGACTCGTTGCATCATCTCATGCGCGTACAGGTCTACTTGAACGAAGCAGGGATGCTCGTCGTCCAGCGGACGGTTTTGAACCAGGCGATCTACGGTTTTTCGCTGCTCGTGTCGCTCGTCGGCTTGTTCGTCCTGATTCGAAGCGTTTTTTATACGCGCGGCGTACAGCGTCGGCAGCTGCTTTATCTGATTGTCGGCATGTATCTTCCCTCGGTGCTCGCGTTTATGCGAGGAGCCGGCTTGGTCGATTTTCAGGGCTATACGACTTCGATCGGCATCACTTATTTGCCGGGCCTGCTTATTGTCGGCTGGGGCGTGCTGCGCTACCACCTGTTCGATTCGGTTCCCTTCCCGCGCAACCGTCTGTTCGATATGATGAGCGAAGGGATCGTCGTGCTCGATGCGGACGGGCGACTTCAGGATCTTAACGGCGCGGCGAGGCGGATGCTTCGGATGGAAGGCGATCTGTGGCAGGGAAGGCATGTCTCGGACACGCCGCTGCCGTCGGTGCATTGGCTCACGGCGCATCGGGACCGGATCGAGATCGTTTCGTTCGACTTTGCCTTGGGCGAAGGAGAGGACGAGCGGCAGTTCACCGCCAAGATCACGCCGATTCTTCATCGGAACCGCGTGCTGCTCGGCTCGTTGTCCGTGCTGACGGACCGGACGGAGGAGCGACGCAGGGAGGTTGAGCTGCGGCAGGCGGCCGTGACGGACGGCTTGACGGGAATTTACAACCGCAACGGCTTTATCTCGGAGCTGACGCGCGTGCTGGAGAGCGCTCGGGAGCGCGGGACGCAGCTGTCCTTGCTCGTTCTCGACATCGACAGCTTTAAGAGCGTGAACGACAGGTTCGGCCATCTGACGGGGGATCGGACGATACGCGCTTTCGTGGATTCGGTGCGGAAGACGGCAGGGGAGCTCGGATTGTTCGGCCGCATCGGCGGCGAGGAGTTCGCGCTGGCGCTGCCCGGATTACAAGCAGAGGAAGCGTTCGAATGCGCGGAGGGCATCCGTCGCGAGATCGGCCATACCGTAATTGCGGACGGACTCGGCGGCACGTTCGGCATCACGGCGAGCATCGGGGTTGCGACCCTGAGGCCCGAGGATCGGTCGTTCGAATCGCTCTACTCGCGGGCCGACGCCGGCCTGTACGAGGCGAAGCGTCTCGGACGCAATGCGACTTGCGAAGGCGGCAAGACGCCGATCCATGCATAGCATGGAATGGTGGCAATTGGCGGACAAGCAGGCGCGCTTTCGCGGACAGGCAGGCGCGCTTTCTGCGGAAAGAGGCGGAACGGATGGGGGGCGGTTCGGATATGTGCGGTTTAAAATTGTGCGGTTCGGATGTGTGCGGTTCGAAAATGTACGTTTCGAAAAGGCTGCATTTGTACATCTATTTTTCATCGGCGCGCGACTCGGGATAAAAAGCCTGCGAATATGCAGGAAAAATCTGAGCAGCAGTGGCAAAAAGGGCGGATGCATGAAAATAAATGCGTTTTTGCATCTATCCGGTCCAACAGGGCCGACATCGGCGAAAAGATGTAGATTTGCAGGCATTTCGGGGAAAAATGACGCGGGCGACGATCGGCCAACCCGTTTGCACGGCTCTCTGACCAAAGGCAGTCGGACGAAAGGTTATCGGACGAAAGGCACTCCGACAAACGGCTATCGGACGAACCATCCGCAGCATTCCGCAAGAAGCAGGTTTCGGATAGCCGTAAGATCTAAATAAAGGGACCGTCAGGAAGATTTCTCCCTGACGGTTTCTCTGCTTCTAGACCATATATTCGAAAAAAAGCGGCGTCCGCACGAATTGCTCGACCTCGCGCGCGTCCTCGTAGATGGCGCAGCCGAGAAGCAGCTTCATCAGGGCGGCTTCGGACGAAATATGCCCGAGCGCGATTCCGCCTGCCTCGGTCAGGTGAGATGAAGAGGCGTACATATCGCCTTCGGGGCTGCGCATAGGCACAAGATAGACGTCGACGCCGCGCGCGCGGCAGTAAGAGATGAACGAAACAAGCGTCCTTCCCTCCGCGCCGTCCCGCGCGTTCGCGGTTCCCGAGTGATAGGTGTCGTGGAGTACGGCTCGCGGACGGCGCGAATCGAAGTCGTAGACGCGATAGTCCAAGCCGGGATAAGGCTTGACGTAGAGTACGGGCGGCCATGCTTCGTCATTCGCCGGAGGCGCGGGCGGTGCCGGCAGCGCCGGGCGGAAGAGCTCGGCTGCGGCCGGGTTGACCGGATGCGGGTTCGGCTCGAAGCGCCCGGACCGCATTCGGCCGAACGGCGCCCCGTACGGCGCGTCGAACTGGTCGGTGAACGGCAGCGCCTGCGTGATGCGCGTGCCCAGATAGACGACCGATTCGCCCAGGTCGTTGCCGAACAGCGCGAAGACGCCAGGCAGTCCGGCTTCGGCGATGAAATCGACCGATGCCGAGAAGTTGGCGAGTCCGTTGCTCCTCGGGTCCTCCAGCGGGTAATTGGCTGCCGTCAGGACGACCGGAATCGGAGCGTCGCTGCATAAATAGGCAAGCATCGCCGCGCTAAAAGAGAGCGTGTCTGAGCCGTGCGTGACGATGACGCCGGCATAGCCGCCGCCGTATGCGGCTCGCACCGCCTTGGCCAGCATCGTCCAGTCTCCGGGCACAAGGTTCTCGCTGAGCAGATTGCAGGGCTGCGCGGTCTCAAAATCGATTTCTCGCGTACCTGCGATTTGGGCATACTGCTCCAAGAGGAAGTAGGAGCCGGCTGCGTCGACGTCGATGCCGCGCGCGCCGCGCCGGCTTCCAATGGTGCCGCCGGTGAAAAGCGCTAAAATCTTAATGGGCCTATTTGCGGACAAGTGAGCAGACATCCTTTCCGTTCGTCGTATGGCGAATTGCGATGCGAAGCTGCAGCCGCGGCTTCAGAAGCTGTCCCAAATATCCGGGAGCGGGATGTCTGCCCGGGCCATGACTTCGTCGGCCGCCCCGTAGTACATGCGGACCGTGTCGCCGGCCAGAATCGCGCCGCAGGAGAACACGACCTTACCGAAGAAGCCGTTCACCTCGTAGTCGGCTTCGGGCGCCAGAATAGGCACGCGGGAGCGAGCCAGCACGCGGGCCGGATCCTCCAGGTCCAGCAAGGCCGCGCCCATGCTGTAGCGGCTGTCGGCGTCTGCGCCGTGGTACAGCGCGAGCCAGCCGCGGTCGGTCCGGATCGGTACGGCGCCGCCGCCGATGCGACCGCCGTCCCAATGGCCGGGGCGCAGGCCCATCAAGTAGCGGTGGCCGCCCCAATGGAGCAGGTCCGGCGACTCCGCGACCCACATTTCGGGCGCGCCGATCGACTTGGGCACGGGACGGTGCAGCATATAGTATTTGCCGTTAATGCGCTCTGGAAAAAACATCGCGTCTTTATTTTCGGGCGGAAGAATCATGCCGAGCCGTTCGTAGGACGCGAAGTCGCGGGTCACGGCCAGCCCGACGCCGACGCCCCTAGAGCTGACCGCGCTGTAAGTAATGTAGTATTTATCGCCCATTTGCGTAATACGGGGGTCTTCGATACCCCAGGCCTCATCCGCTTGGGAAGGAAATAGCGCCGGCGTCTCGTCGACGACGAACCGCACGCCGTCCTTGCTGCGGGCGACGCGGAGATGCGACATCGAAGTCAGATAGGCGTAGGAGCCGTCGTACCCTTTGATCACGC from the Cohnella hashimotonis genome contains:
- a CDS encoding GGDEF domain-containing protein gives rise to the protein MAAWLFLFGGVLSLTGVAYAYSLRKMPGALPLFALFALTGIIMFASGREELLPGLADKLLWRNVQQIGYLFAPLSVLWLALTYTREGSRLTRQTIALMLIIPTAGLILIFTDSLHHLMRVQVYLNEAGMLVVQRTVLNQAIYGFSLLVSLVGLFVLIRSVFYTRGVQRRQLLYLIVGMYLPSVLAFMRGAGLVDFQGYTTSIGITYLPGLLIVGWGVLRYHLFDSVPFPRNRLFDMMSEGIVVLDADGRLQDLNGAARRMLRMEGDLWQGRHVSDTPLPSVHWLTAHRDRIEIVSFDFALGEGEDERQFTAKITPILHRNRVLLGSLSVLTDRTEERRREVELRQAAVTDGLTGIYNRNGFISELTRVLESARERGTQLSLLVLDIDSFKSVNDRFGHLTGDRTIRAFVDSVRKTAGELGLFGRIGGEEFALALPGLQAEEAFECAEGIRREIGHTVIADGLGGTFGITASIGVATLRPEDRSFESLYSRADAGLYEAKRLGRNATCEGGKTPIHA
- a CDS encoding phytanoyl-CoA dioxygenase family protein: MTTQTQVQTPITQAHIDFYRENGFVQVDNMITPEELAELREYLEEAMQSDGDRAVKTDKKGGLYYRVLNQKVSVWRDHAGMGRYTAHPRFAESARLLAGVSGMRLFHDHGLWKMPGDSKETPWHQDTPYWPVNEKNPGMMSIWLTLDDVDERNGCMAFVPKSNRLGKLKGIDLADPQNIFDYVEGGQADTQKPVIVPLKAGSCTFHDGLTFHYAHANSTDRPRRVLAIIYMPDGVTYSGDAHVITDGTGLEKGQPIAGPRFPLLAREG
- a CDS encoding SDR family NAD(P)-dependent oxidoreductase, which encodes MRGLAGKTAVVTGGAQGLGEAIVRRLAEERCDVWLLDRSETGEDTAQRIASETGRPVRFERIDLADAGQIAALAERWTQGGVHPAVLVNNAAAFVFKGVDASPADWDRILDVNIKGTSALTGAVVPLMKAGGGGSIINLSSVSGFVGQRQFATYNATKFALRGLTKCWAYDLAPDGIRVNAVCPGYIRTEAFEKSCELLGIDPDEEDARVSQLHMLGRQGRAEEVAGAVAFLASDDASFVTGSDLMVDGGFTAI
- a CDS encoding C-terminal binding protein, which gives rise to MTVQASWRVAVTDSGFPDLAPEAEALAGTGAVLLPGQCRTAGEVAELCADADAVLTQWAPVTAEAIERMTRCKVIVRYGIGVDNVDLEAARAKGIPVANVPDYAIEEVADHAMSLLLASVRKIPQVAAQVREGVWEIAPRRPIVGLQGRKLGVAGFGNIARAVVRRAQAFGLQTIAYDPYANPELFAKHSTARVDWETLLAESDFISVHLPLVEATRRLLDDRAFAAMKPGAHLVNTSRGGVVDTEALVRALMDGKLAGAALDVLEEEPVPAGHPLLAIDSCILTSHCAWYSESSLIRLQRYAALEVRRVLEGGRPQHVVNGVGA
- a CDS encoding asparaginase; this encodes MSANRPIKILALFTGGTIGSRRGARGIDVDAAGSYFLLEQYAQIAGTREIDFETAQPCNLLSENLVPGDWTMLAKAVRAAYGGGYAGVIVTHGSDTLSFSAAMLAYLCSDAPIPVVLTAANYPLEDPRSNGLANFSASVDFIAEAGLPGVFALFGNDLGESVVYLGTRITQALPFTDQFDAPYGAPFGRMRSGRFEPNPHPVNPAAAELFRPALPAPPAPPANDEAWPPVLYVKPYPGLDYRVYDFDSRRPRAVLHDTYHSGTANARDGAEGRTLVSFISYCRARGVDVYLVPMRSPEGDMYASSSHLTEAGGIALGHISSEAALMKLLLGCAIYEDAREVEQFVRTPLFFEYMV
- a CDS encoding cyclase family protein; amino-acid sequence: MTRRLIDLSMDIYHGAPTFAFDPKCAVIVHNTVDSIGYNISQLSMSTHQGTHLDAPFHFLNEGNTVDRLDLDRCIGEALLVDLSHKRPKEPIGVADFAPFADRIGEGTRLVYRTDWHLQYPRKHYFSDFPYMTLELAEWLADRRIALIGMDVPTPNPTDFDPVHKALLRAEIVIVEGLANLGAIGRDEFFLMAAPLKITGRDGAPIRAVAILEDDGQNGMAEKKASGENAAQSSRDEAEEGERS
- a CDS encoding AraC family transcriptional regulator, whose product is MPVPQRIDYRLLSPYVRYVHEIVIAPGSRNGDRHIYDYEFIFVVRGEGRLWLGDREHPMKGGDLFYIRPHLINAMEITGPQPMDCFAVHFDYMYLGEGHEFSPYAVYMGQGVEERAGRLHERPAVEPAELDIPEAIAVSDVKRFYETFRELNDCFSRAGIGARLQLKSAMLRLLGLVYEELMTREGVRIGHPHADMVLEAIQYMEAHYADRIDAQLLAGRAGFTPKYFGTLFKQATGTTVSAYLLRLRMERAKQLLAQRSLSIEEVGVRVGIGDLYYFSKLFKKTEGMSPSRYASSIAWPAK
- a CDS encoding glycoside hydrolase family 130 protein, whose translation is MAVIRMADGPIVTVGHVKPSRPDFQVVGAFNAGVAELGDEVILLLRVAEMPLQSESGAVLVPMLDENGDRLELVRLAADDPNYNFADSRVIKGYDGSYAYLTSMSHLRVARSKDGVRFVVDETPALFPSQADEAWGIEDPRITQMGDKYYITYSAVSSRGVGVGLAVTRDFASYERLGMILPPENKDAMFFPERINGKYYMLHRPVPKSIGAPEMWVAESPDLLHWGGHRYLMGLRPGHWDGGRIGGGAVPIRTDRGWLALYHGADADSRYSMGAALLDLEDPARVLARSRVPILAPEADYEVNGFFGKVVFSCGAILAGDTVRMYYGAADEVMARADIPLPDIWDSF